In the Oncorhynchus keta strain PuntledgeMale-10-30-2019 chromosome 29, Oket_V2, whole genome shotgun sequence genome, one interval contains:
- the plk4 gene encoding serine/threonine-protein kinase PLK4 isoform X2, with amino-acid sequence MSVSIGDKIEDFKVLTLLGKGSFACVYRAKSVNTGLEVAIKMIDKKAMHKSGMVQRVSNEVEIQCRLKHPSILELYNYFEDSNYVYLVLEMCHNGEMSRYLKDRKMPFSEDDAQHFMHQIVKGMLYLHTHGIMHRDLTLSNLLLTSNMNLKIADFGLATQLKLPSEKHFTMCGTPNYISPEVATHSAHGLESDVWSLGCMFYAFLMGRPPFDTDTVKHTLNKVVLGEYDMPSHVSKEAQDLIHQLLRKDPAQRPSLSAVLDHPFMTQSLLARTKELSLGEPGSMDSGIATISTACTSSTSGSSCLQRRAARHVIGPALPNRMAHIPTFPRPPSSACFEGVEQWQQHSDRVGRSRAVLGWESGRPHSRYLRRTHSSDRSSSSVTPSQGMGQAELERCHSEEMLTGSERLAFPMSSSYKDTPQPFAEHGRLPSVPVKQTASSGCSYSIQPPHPLNLQLKESEGQFPRPTDVTSHSSSGSFHSGRDPLGVHNTWSDKPAGRGTSPHLHCNTSNTDSYRENGQPGHGEELQSLSKPSVEKEKKSLRNVLPPLCASRLKSIRQKTKNAVVSILDTGEVCMELLKGQGPQERGKEVLRISCDGLMVTIYQPNEGKGFPVLDRPPAPPEDILICSYEDLPEKYWKKYQYASKFVQLVKSKTPKVTLYTKYGKCMLMENSPNADLEMCFYDGAKTHKTSELVRVVEKSGKSYTVKGEVGLSGLSPESRLYVKLSDEGHSMCLSLETAITAEEQRCAKSTPFFPITLGRRPANPDSPCPLGGVAPVDVASPPKHLHITPSMISYDGSDFTSASVNKNCSPLSVKQDHTTNTGKVLKSVFVQNIGWASQLTSGEVWVQFNDGSQLVVQAGVSCIAYTSPEGRTTRYKENEKLPELVKEKLHCLSTILGLLASPAARR; translated from the exons ATGAGTGTTTCAATCGGCGATAAAATCGAG GATTTCAAAGTTCTCACCCTCCTTGGTAAGGGCTCCTTTGCATGTGTTTACCGGGCAAAGTCAGTGAACACTGGCTTGGAGGTGGCGATCAAAATG ATTGACAAAAAAGCCATGCATAAATCTGGTATGGTCCAGCGCGTGAGTAACGAAGTGGAGATTCAGTGTCGATTGAAGCATCCGTCAATACTAGAG CTATACAACTACTTTGAAGACAGTAACTATGTGTACTTGGTGTTGGAGATGTGCCATAATGGAGAGATGAGTCGATACCTGAAAGACAGGAAGATGCCCTTCTCAGAGGATGATG CACAGCACTTCATGCATCAAATAGTGAAAGGTATGCTGTACTTGCATACACATGGCATCATGCATCGGGACCTGACCTTGTCCAACCTGCTGCTGACGAGCAATATGAACCTTAAAATAGCTGACTTTGGCCTGGCCACCCAGCTGAAGCTCCCCAGCGAGAAGCACTTCACCATGTGTGGCACACCCAACTACATCTCCCCAGAGGTGGCCACCCACAGTGCCCATGGCCTGGAGTCTGATGTCTGGTCTCTGGGCTGTATGTTCTACGCCTTCCTGATGGGCCGGCCCCCATTTGACACAGACACAGTGAAGCACACCCTCAACAAGGTGGTTCTGGGGGAGTATGACATGCCCAGCCATGTGTCCAAGGAGGCCCAGGACCTTATCCATCAGCTGCTGAGGAAGGACCCTGCGCAGCGGCCCAGCCTGTCTGCCGTGCTTGACCACCCCTTCATGACCCAAAGCCTGCTTGCCAGGACCAAGGAGCTGAGCCTTGGTGAGCCAGGCTCCATGGACAGCGGCATCGCCACCATCTCGACAGCCTGCACCTCATCCACCTCAGGCAGCAGCTGTCTCCAGAGGAGAGCAGCCAGGCATGTGATCGGACCTGCCCTGCCCAACCGCATGGCACATATCCCCACATTTCCCCGGCCGCCAAGCAGCGCCTGCTTTGAGGGGGTTGAGCAGTGGCAGCAGCACTCCGACAGAGTAGGGAGGAGCAGGGCAGTTCTGGGCTGGGAGAGTGGACGGCCCCACTCCCGGTACCTACGGAGGACTCACTCCTCAGACCGGTCTAGctcctctgtcactccatcccaGGGGATGGGGCAGGCAGAGCTGGAGAGATGCCACTCTGAGGAGATGCTGACTGGGTCGGAGAGACTGGCCTTTCCCATGTCCTCCAGCTACAAGGACACTCCACAACCCTTCGCAGAGCATGGAAGGCTCCCATCGGTGCCTGTCAAACAGACAGCCAG CTCAGGATGTTCATATTCCATACAACCACCACATCCACTAAACCTGCAGTTAAAAGAGTCAGAAG GCCAGTTTCCAAGGCCCACGGATGTCACCTCTCACAGCAGCAGTGGCAGTTTCCATAGTGGCAGGGATCCTCTAGGTGTACACAACACCTGGAGTGACAAACCGGCAGGCAGAGGCACCAGTCCTCACCTCCACTGCAACACCTCAAACACTGACTCCTACAGGGAGAATGGGCAACCCGGTCATGGGGAAGAGCTGCAGAGTCTATCCAAACCAAGTGTAGAAAAGGAGAAAAAGTCCCTGAGAAATGTGCTCCCTCCTTTGTGTGCCTCAAGACTGAAATCCATCAGACAGAAGACTAAAAACGCTGTG GTGAGCATTCTGGATACAGGAGAGGTGTGTATGGAGCTTCTCAAGGGCCAGGGCCCCCAGGAGAGGGGCAAAGAGGTCCTCAGGATATCCtgtgatggtttgatg GTCACTATTTACCAGCCCAATGAGGGGAAGGGTTTTCCTGTGCTAGACCGCCCCCCTGCTCCCCCTGAAGACATCTTGATCTGCAGCTATGAGGACCTACCGG AGAAGTACTGGAAGAAATACCAGTATGCCTCCAAGTTTGTGCAGCTGGTAAAATCCAAGACTCCCAAAGTTACCCTCTATACCAAGTATGGTAAATGTATGCTGATGGAGAACTCCCCTAATGCAGACCTTGAGATGTGCTTCTACGATG GAGCAAAAACCCACAAGACGTCAGAGCTGGTCCGTGTGGTGGAGAAGAGTGGGAAGTCGTACACGGTGAAGGGAGAGGTGGGTCTGAGTGGCCTCAGTCCAGAGAGCAGGCTGTACGTGAAGCTGTCTGACGAGGGCcacagtatgtgtctgtctctagaGACGGCAATCACTGCAGAGGAGCAGCGCTGTGCCAAGAGCACTCCCTTCTTCCCCATCACCCTCGGCCG AAGACCTGCCAACCCAGACTCCCCCTGCCCCTTGGGCGGTGTTGCCCCTGTAGATGTGGCATCACCGCCCAAGCACCTACACATTACTCCCTCT ATGATCTCATATGATGGGTCTGACTTCACCTCGGCTAGCGTGAACAAAAACTGCTCTCCGCTGTCGGTCAAACAAGACCACACAACCAACACAGGGAAAGTGCTTAAGTCAGTCTTTGTGCAAAACATTGGTTGGGCCTCACAGCTGACCAGTGGAGAGGTGTGGGTGCAGTTCAACGATGGCTCCCAGCTGGTGGTGCAGGCAGGGGTCTCTTGTATTGCCTACACGTCCCCAGAGGGACGGACCACCAG GTACAAAGAGAATGAGAAGTTGCCAGAGCTTGTGAAGGAGAAGCTGCACTGTCTCTCCACCATCCTGGGCCTGTTAGCCAGTCCAGCAGCACGCCGCTGA
- the plk4 gene encoding serine/threonine-protein kinase PLK4 isoform X1 has product MSVSIGDKIEDFKVLTLLGKGSFACVYRAKSVNTGLEVAIKMIDKKAMHKSGMVQRVSNEVEIQCRLKHPSILELYNYFEDSNYVYLVLEMCHNGEMSRYLKDRKMPFSEDDAQHFMHQIVKGMLYLHTHGIMHRDLTLSNLLLTSNMNLKIADFGLATQLKLPSEKHFTMCGTPNYISPEVATHSAHGLESDVWSLGCMFYAFLMGRPPFDTDTVKHTLNKVVLGEYDMPSHVSKEAQDLIHQLLRKDPAQRPSLSAVLDHPFMTQSLLARTKELSLGEPGSMDSGIATISTACTSSTSGSSCLQRRAARHVIGPALPNRMAHIPTFPRPPSSACFEGVEQWQQHSDRVGRSRAVLGWESGRPHSRYLRRTHSSDRSSSSVTPSQGMGQAELERCHSEEMLTGSERLAFPMSSSYKDTPQPFAEHGRLPSVPVKQTASSGCSYSIQPPHPLNLQLKESEGVQNWFSKESQFPRPTDVTSHSSSGSFHSGRDPLGVHNTWSDKPAGRGTSPHLHCNTSNTDSYRENGQPGHGEELQSLSKPSVEKEKKSLRNVLPPLCASRLKSIRQKTKNAVVSILDTGEVCMELLKGQGPQERGKEVLRISCDGLMVTIYQPNEGKGFPVLDRPPAPPEDILICSYEDLPEKYWKKYQYASKFVQLVKSKTPKVTLYTKYGKCMLMENSPNADLEMCFYDGAKTHKTSELVRVVEKSGKSYTVKGEVGLSGLSPESRLYVKLSDEGHSMCLSLETAITAEEQRCAKSTPFFPITLGRRPANPDSPCPLGGVAPVDVASPPKHLHITPSMISYDGSDFTSASVNKNCSPLSVKQDHTTNTGKVLKSVFVQNIGWASQLTSGEVWVQFNDGSQLVVQAGVSCIAYTSPEGRTTRYKENEKLPELVKEKLHCLSTILGLLASPAARR; this is encoded by the exons ATGAGTGTTTCAATCGGCGATAAAATCGAG GATTTCAAAGTTCTCACCCTCCTTGGTAAGGGCTCCTTTGCATGTGTTTACCGGGCAAAGTCAGTGAACACTGGCTTGGAGGTGGCGATCAAAATG ATTGACAAAAAAGCCATGCATAAATCTGGTATGGTCCAGCGCGTGAGTAACGAAGTGGAGATTCAGTGTCGATTGAAGCATCCGTCAATACTAGAG CTATACAACTACTTTGAAGACAGTAACTATGTGTACTTGGTGTTGGAGATGTGCCATAATGGAGAGATGAGTCGATACCTGAAAGACAGGAAGATGCCCTTCTCAGAGGATGATG CACAGCACTTCATGCATCAAATAGTGAAAGGTATGCTGTACTTGCATACACATGGCATCATGCATCGGGACCTGACCTTGTCCAACCTGCTGCTGACGAGCAATATGAACCTTAAAATAGCTGACTTTGGCCTGGCCACCCAGCTGAAGCTCCCCAGCGAGAAGCACTTCACCATGTGTGGCACACCCAACTACATCTCCCCAGAGGTGGCCACCCACAGTGCCCATGGCCTGGAGTCTGATGTCTGGTCTCTGGGCTGTATGTTCTACGCCTTCCTGATGGGCCGGCCCCCATTTGACACAGACACAGTGAAGCACACCCTCAACAAGGTGGTTCTGGGGGAGTATGACATGCCCAGCCATGTGTCCAAGGAGGCCCAGGACCTTATCCATCAGCTGCTGAGGAAGGACCCTGCGCAGCGGCCCAGCCTGTCTGCCGTGCTTGACCACCCCTTCATGACCCAAAGCCTGCTTGCCAGGACCAAGGAGCTGAGCCTTGGTGAGCCAGGCTCCATGGACAGCGGCATCGCCACCATCTCGACAGCCTGCACCTCATCCACCTCAGGCAGCAGCTGTCTCCAGAGGAGAGCAGCCAGGCATGTGATCGGACCTGCCCTGCCCAACCGCATGGCACATATCCCCACATTTCCCCGGCCGCCAAGCAGCGCCTGCTTTGAGGGGGTTGAGCAGTGGCAGCAGCACTCCGACAGAGTAGGGAGGAGCAGGGCAGTTCTGGGCTGGGAGAGTGGACGGCCCCACTCCCGGTACCTACGGAGGACTCACTCCTCAGACCGGTCTAGctcctctgtcactccatcccaGGGGATGGGGCAGGCAGAGCTGGAGAGATGCCACTCTGAGGAGATGCTGACTGGGTCGGAGAGACTGGCCTTTCCCATGTCCTCCAGCTACAAGGACACTCCACAACCCTTCGCAGAGCATGGAAGGCTCCCATCGGTGCCTGTCAAACAGACAGCCAG CTCAGGATGTTCATATTCCATACAACCACCACATCCACTAAACCTGCAGTTAAAAGAGTCAGAAGGTGTACAGAATTGGTTCAGTAAAGAAA GCCAGTTTCCAAGGCCCACGGATGTCACCTCTCACAGCAGCAGTGGCAGTTTCCATAGTGGCAGGGATCCTCTAGGTGTACACAACACCTGGAGTGACAAACCGGCAGGCAGAGGCACCAGTCCTCACCTCCACTGCAACACCTCAAACACTGACTCCTACAGGGAGAATGGGCAACCCGGTCATGGGGAAGAGCTGCAGAGTCTATCCAAACCAAGTGTAGAAAAGGAGAAAAAGTCCCTGAGAAATGTGCTCCCTCCTTTGTGTGCCTCAAGACTGAAATCCATCAGACAGAAGACTAAAAACGCTGTG GTGAGCATTCTGGATACAGGAGAGGTGTGTATGGAGCTTCTCAAGGGCCAGGGCCCCCAGGAGAGGGGCAAAGAGGTCCTCAGGATATCCtgtgatggtttgatg GTCACTATTTACCAGCCCAATGAGGGGAAGGGTTTTCCTGTGCTAGACCGCCCCCCTGCTCCCCCTGAAGACATCTTGATCTGCAGCTATGAGGACCTACCGG AGAAGTACTGGAAGAAATACCAGTATGCCTCCAAGTTTGTGCAGCTGGTAAAATCCAAGACTCCCAAAGTTACCCTCTATACCAAGTATGGTAAATGTATGCTGATGGAGAACTCCCCTAATGCAGACCTTGAGATGTGCTTCTACGATG GAGCAAAAACCCACAAGACGTCAGAGCTGGTCCGTGTGGTGGAGAAGAGTGGGAAGTCGTACACGGTGAAGGGAGAGGTGGGTCTGAGTGGCCTCAGTCCAGAGAGCAGGCTGTACGTGAAGCTGTCTGACGAGGGCcacagtatgtgtctgtctctagaGACGGCAATCACTGCAGAGGAGCAGCGCTGTGCCAAGAGCACTCCCTTCTTCCCCATCACCCTCGGCCG AAGACCTGCCAACCCAGACTCCCCCTGCCCCTTGGGCGGTGTTGCCCCTGTAGATGTGGCATCACCGCCCAAGCACCTACACATTACTCCCTCT ATGATCTCATATGATGGGTCTGACTTCACCTCGGCTAGCGTGAACAAAAACTGCTCTCCGCTGTCGGTCAAACAAGACCACACAACCAACACAGGGAAAGTGCTTAAGTCAGTCTTTGTGCAAAACATTGGTTGGGCCTCACAGCTGACCAGTGGAGAGGTGTGGGTGCAGTTCAACGATGGCTCCCAGCTGGTGGTGCAGGCAGGGGTCTCTTGTATTGCCTACACGTCCCCAGAGGGACGGACCACCAG GTACAAAGAGAATGAGAAGTTGCCAGAGCTTGTGAAGGAGAAGCTGCACTGTCTCTCCACCATCCTGGGCCTGTTAGCCAGTCCAGCAGCACGCCGCTGA
- the LOC118362553 gene encoding heat shock 70 kDa protein 4L-like, whose protein sequence is MSVVGIDVGFQNCYIAVARSGGIETIANEYSDRCTPAWVSLASKNRTIGNAAKGQIITNFKNTVHGFKKFHGRAFDDPYVQGEKPKLPYSLHKLASGNTGIKVRYLDEDKVFTIEQVTAMLLTKLKETSESSLKKPVVDCVISVPSFFTDAERRSVMDSTQIAGLNCLRLINDTTAVALAYGIYKQDLPTPDEKPRNVVFVDLGHSSFQVSISAFNKGKLKVLATAFDPYLGGRNFDEVLVEHFCEEFKARYKLNVRENPRAILRLSQECEKLKKLMSANCSDLPINIECFMNDIDVTGKMNRVQFEELCAPFLMRVEAPLKAVIEQSKLSRDEIYAVEVVGGATRIPSIKERISKFFGKDVSTTLNADEAVARGCALQCAILSPAFKVREFSITDVVPFPITLRWKSPTEDGVGECEVYSKNHAAPFSKVITFHKDEPFDLEAFYSLPQELPYPDIRIGHFSVQNVVPQPDGNSSKVKVKVRINVHGIFSVSSASLIEKQKGEGEDVQMDMDATVQNEGRPEDQTKMQVDQEGQGQGDQLNEDASSCSKNGVPGEKQDPASGGSKPKVKVKSTDLPILANTIRQLDRGVLNDFVEYEGQMIVQDKLEKERNDAKNAVEEYVYDLRDKLCGIYEKYTTEEDSNRLTLMLEDTENWLYEDGEDQDKQVYVDKLEDLKRFAQPVHDRHREQEDRPRAFEEMGKKIQLYMKAVELYKQKDERYQHLNAEEMRNVEKCLNESMAWINSKMNAQSQLTIAQDPVVKVADIISKIQELDEVCNPVVNRPKPKADDVSEENDESNGAHNSPRQGAGGRGVAKGSNQTKPPSAEMEID, encoded by the exons ATGTCAGTAGTAGGTATTGATGTGGGTTTCCAAAATTGTTACATTGCTGTTGCGAGAAGCGGCGGGATTGAAACCATTGCCAATGAATACAGCGACAGATGTACACC GGCTTGGGTGTCTCTGGCCTCCAAAAACCGAACCATTGGAAATGCAGCCAAGGGTCAA ATTATAACCAATTTTAAAAACACAGTCCATGGCTTCAAGAAGTTCCATGGCAGAGCGTTTGACGACCCATATGTCCAGGGGGAGAAACCCAAGTTGCCTTACAGCTTGCACAAGCTGGCCAGTGGCAACACTGGAATCAAG GTCCGTTACCTGGATGAGGACAAAGTGTTCACAATTGAGCAGGTAACAGCAATGTTGCTGACCAAGCTGAAGGAAACTTCTGAGAGCTCTCTGAAGAAGCCAGTTGTGGACTGTGTGATCTCT GTCCCAAGTTTTTTCACCGATGCAGAGAGGAGGTCTGTGATGGACTCCACCCAAATTGCAGGGTTGAACTGTCTGCGTCTGATCAATGACACCACGGCAG TGGCCCTGGCCTATGGGATCTACAAGCAGGACCTGCCCACCCCAGATGAGAAGCCACGGAATGTGGTGTTCGTGGACCTGGGACATTCATCATTCCAAGTCTCCATATCAGCCTTCAACAAAGGCAAACTTAAG GTACTGGCCACAGCCTTTGATCCCTACCTGGGCGGGCGTAACTTTGATGAGGTACTTGTGGAGCACTTCTGCGAGGAGTTCAAGGCAAGGTACAAGCTCAACGTGAGGGAGAACCCCAGGGCTATTCTGCGGCTGTCGCAGGAGTGCGAGAAACTGAAGAAGTTGATGAGTGCCAACTGCTCTGACCTTCCCATTAACATTGAGTGCTTCATGAATGACATTGATGTGACAGGCAAGATGAACAG AGTCCAGTTTGAAGAACTGTGTGCCCCATTCTTGATGAGAGTAGAGGCGCCATTGAAAGCAGTTATTGAACAATCAA AGCTGAGCCGGGATGAGATCTATGCAGTGGAGGTGGTAGGAGGAGCCACCAGGATTCCTTCCATTAAAGAGAGAATCTCCAAGTTCTTTGGCAAAGATGTCAGCACCACACTCAACGCAGATGAGGCTGTGGCACGGGGCTGCGCTCTTCAG tgtgcaaTTCTGTCCCCAGCGTTTAAGGTGCGTGAATTCTCCATCACTGATGTGGTTCCCTTTCCCATAACCCTACGCTGGAAGTCCCCCACGGAAGATGGAGTCGG AGAATGTGAGGTGTACAGTAAGAACCATGCAGCACCCTTCTCCAAAGTCATCACCTTCCACAAGGACGAGCCCTTTGACTTGGAAGCATTCTACAGCCTCCCACAAGAGCTGCCTTACCCAGACATCAGGATAG GGCATTTTTCTGTCCAGAATGTGGTGCCCCAGCCTGATGGAAACAGCTCCAAAGTGAAGGTCAAAGTGCGCATAAACGTGCATGGCATCTTCAGTGTTTCCAGCGCCTCCCTGATCGAGAAGCAgaagggtgaaggagaggatgttCAGATGGACATGGACGCCACTGTGCAGAATGAAGGAAGGCCAGAGGACCAG ACTAAAATGCAGGTAGACCAGGAGGGTCAAGGCCAGGGGGACCAGCTGAATGAGGACGCCAGCTCCTGCAGTAAG AACGGAGTCCCTGGTGAGAAGCAGGACCCAGCATCAGGGGGAAGCAAGcctaaagtaaaagtgaaaagCACTGACCTTCCGATTCTGGCCAATACCATCAGACAGCTGGACAGGGGGGTGCTCAATGACTTTGTGGAGTATGAG GGCCAGATGATCGTCCAGGATAagctggagaaagagaggaatgatGCTAAGAATGCTGTGGAGGAGTATGTGTACGACCTGCGGGACAAACTGTGTGGCATCTATGAGAAGTACACCACAGAGGAG GACAGTAATCGTCTGACACTGATGCTCGAGGACACAGAGAACTGGCTTTATGAGGATGGAGAGGACCAAGACAAACAGGTCTATGTGGACAAGCTGGAAGATCTCAAG AGGTTTGCCCAGCCCGTTCATGACAGGCACAGGGAGCAGGAAGACAGGCCGAGGGCATTTGAAGAGATGGGCAAGAAGATCCAACTTTATATGAAGGCTGTGGAGCTTTATAAACAGAAG GATGAGCGTTACCAGCATCTGAATGCTGAGGAGATGAGAAACGTGGAGAAGTGTTTAAATGAAAGCATGGCCTGGATAAACAGCAAGATGAATGCCCAGAGCCAACTCACCATCGCCCAGGACCCAGTCGTCAAAGTAGCAGACATAAtttccaaaatacag GAACTGGATGAAGTATGCAACCCAGTTGTCAACCGGCCGAAGCCCAAAGCAGATGACGTGTCAGAGGAGAATGACGAGAGCAACGGGGCCCATAACAGCCCAAGGCAAGGAGCTGGCGGGAGGGGAGTGGCAAAGGGTAGCAACCAGACCAAGCCTCCTTCAGCAGAGATGGAGATTGACTGA